The genomic window ATCAGGTCGCGAAGTTCCTGTGCAGCGGCTCTCACCTCGTCATTCGGCGACTCGCTCACGTATAACTCCACAACAGCGGTCGCTGTCGGCGAATCATCGAAACAGTCCTGATGAAAGTACGCGCCGAATAGATCGTGGAGGTTGGGATACTGCATCGAAGGTCCGTTAGTGGCCGTTTTCAGGCTTCGGTGACATCTGCTGGAAGGACCCACTTGCTGAGCCAATGTTCGAAGTCCTGGGCGACTTCGCTCGCACTCTTTGTGTTGAGCTGGAAGCACACGACTGCCATCTCGCCCGACGAATCGGCCGATGACAAATCAAGGCAGTGCGGGGCGTCGCCGTCCGGCTGGATGACCAGGAGCGTGGGAGGTAGCGCGAAGTCATCCCGAGCCCGGATGGTTTCGCCGTACGTCGAGCCACCCGAAAGGTCCAGGGCGTTTCCGTCGATGATGCCGGCGACCTCGATGCCGCCTAGATTCAGTGCGCCCGTCAGGGCCAGGAACCGTCGGTAGCTTGGCGGCAGCCGGACTCCAAGCGAACGTTCGAGCGCTTGAATTTGCGCTTCATCCGCGCCGCCGGCTATCCAAGCATCCGTCCCGGCCGCCGTAGCAGCTTGGAGCCTCTCACGCACAGTTTTCATGGTCCCCTCGAATGTCTGGTTCTGGCCGAATGGCAAAGTTCGTTCAATGGCCGCCGACAAGTGCGCCGATAGCCGCGGCCACAAGCGGCGTAAGCCAGTCCGCTTCGGAGAGCGCACCTGCCTTTTTTCTAAAGTGCTCGGTCACTGGCGTCCCCAAAAGTCGATCGACTTCATCGCCGTCAAGCCAAGCTGCGCTGCATTTCAGGCAGCAGTTGATAGCACCCGCACCGACTACCACCTTCCGCATCGGCACTGCATCGCGAGGGCAGATCACTTCGCGATCCCATTCTTCCCGAGGGCCGAGCGCGAGGTTGCGGGTGGCAACCTCATTCCTGACGAGGTCCGTGAAGAACGCTCCGGAGCAGATGTTGCAGTGCCACGCTGCGCCAACTTCCGGCGGTTGCTGAACAAGCTGGTGAGAATCGCGTGGACAGTTGTATTGCATGCAGTACCCGATCATCGAACTTCCGCTTTTGGCCGACTGTAGCCGGTCGTGGGATGGTGCTTCGGGCCCGAAGCAGTCATTTTTCAACTCATGACTACGCCTCAATAAGCAGAGTGGCAAGGGAACGTTTTAGCGGCGTACTTAGTCATCAGCCGCGCTTCGTCTTCTCGTCTTCCATGCATAGCAAATTCGGTGACCTGCTTCCACTCAGTTCCTGAGAGTTCGCTGTCAAGAACTTTCGAAATGCATGAGCAAATCTGATCTGCTCGCATTGGCAACGTCTGCTGCTTGACTGCTTGTGCCCTGCAGCCTGCACCCACGGCACTCTTGTACTGCCGGATTAGGTCCGGTGTTGCTTCTTGAGAGAACACCAATAAGGGCAAAAAGGCGAGCGTCAGGAGAAAAGACTTCATGAGGTTTGTGACTCGTCTTGATTGTGAATAGAGCGACTTTTTGCCAGCAATCGACGGTAGTGGCGAACCGCGCCGAATGCGTACCAAGCTCCCAAAGAAAGTGCCAGTGTGGTGCCAAAAAAGCCCGGGACAGAAGGCGTAGTCAAAAGTAGAGCAAAGCCGCAGAACGCCACCACTAGGAAGCCACCGATGAACGTACAGCGAGGTATTAGCTTTAAGAGCGGAATGATGTGCGGCACAACAAAGACAATCGCGAAGAGTGCCCCGATTGCGAAGAATGGGGTAAGGAACTGTTGATACATGGGCTTATGGGTCGAACGTCTGCTTGTGGCCGGTTGCCGACTAACGAGGTGCGCGTTGATAGTCCGTAAGTATTTGGCTCAAAGCTCTCTGGAAGTTAAGGTATCCGGGCGAGGCAGCATTCAGCCGCTGGCCCATCCGACGCTGAACATTTTCATTTGCCCTTTTGTAGGCTTTGCGAAAACTTGCGCCGGCTGCGGATTGGAGAAAGTTAACAGAGGCCGCGAGTTCGGCATCAGTCATTTGAGCCTCCAGTTCTTCTGCTACCAAAGGCTGAAAGTCATCCGACTTTAAGACGCCGCACACGCTTTGTTCATAGGTGCGATAGGCCTCTTGCAAGCGCGCCCAATAGGCGGAGCGAGGACCAATCCCGCCGAATGTTTTTGGATTGGCGAGGTAGATGGCCTCTGGATCTCAACCCGAGTTCGTCGTCTGCGCGCACTTCCCCTCGGAATCGCTCCGTTGGGTATCAAAGTCAAGCACCCGGGCAAGGCGAACGGCAAGCTCCGATTTTTGGGAGTCCTGAGCCTGTGCAAGTGCGCAGGAAGCTGCCAGAAGAAGGAAGACGATGTTGCGGAGCATGGTGACGAGCGAGCGATGAAGATGCAGGGTTGCCCATGCCGACCCCGCAAATGCTTGTTTGTATGCGCAAACGGTAGTCTGCTTGTGAGTTCGGCCTGCTGACTCTATATCCCGCTCTTGTAAAACGCCAACGAGTCGCTCGGAGCCAAATTGACCAACCGTGTCGAAGGACCGCTCCTGGCCAGATCCTGCCTTAGCTCGCACTACTCTCGGCGGTGTTGGCGTTTGCCCCAGATTGCGCCTTGAGCGCCCGCAGGGCCTCGCTACACGCGCCCCATGCTGCATTGAAGGCTGGCTCATCTTTCGCGAACACGTCGCTGAGGCTTCCGGGGCCAGTCATGGCCGTCGCCGAATTCAGATGCAAAGCCTCCGCCACATCACCTTGCTCAAGTGCAGTTCCGATTGCCTCGAACCGGCTGGCCCACCGCTCAAGCCCCTCACTGCGCAGCGCAACAACGAAGTCGCGAACGAGCGCCGCCGCCTTTTTCTGTTCGACTTCGGGGATGTGTTCATCGTTGATTTAGAGGGCTGCATTGAAGGTCCGGTTCTGGCCGAAAGCCGAAGTCACTGCGCCGTTTGATACAGGATCTCACCCGTGATGGCGACAGCGAGTTCCTCGTCGTCCCATTCGGAGTCATCTGAAAATCCCGTTTGATGCCGGCGCTTGGCCTCAGCCAAAACAAGATCGAGCGCGACGCAGTGCCGAGTCTATCGGCCACCCTTGTAGATACCAGCGCGTTGCTCGGAGCGAAATTGAACAACCGTGTTGTACGACCGCTCTGGCCGGTCATTGCCGCTACTTCTACGGCTCGACTGTCGCCGAAAACTTTAGCCAACTAGGGTGGACGAAGGAAAGATCTACAAAATCGTCGAAGTAAATAAGACTTAAGGCCTCCAGGCGCTTGATCAAGCCGTCGCACGCTTCTTGGCCAAAGGAAGCACCGGTGGATAGTAGGTCCGGGTCCTCGCCAAGCCAGGCCCCGATTTCCAAGGCGGTGAGAACAGCTTCGAGGGCAACGCTCCTGCGCGACAAGGCAGCGCGGCGGATGACGATCCCGTACTCGAATGTGATGGCGACGGTCATGATTGAAGGTCTGGTTTTGGCCCGATAGCGGCCATTCTTCCCTTAGTCCGAACTAGAGCCAATCAGCATCTCCGCCTCATTTGCCCCTGTGATGAGAAGCCCGAAATCCCAGAACACTGGATAGGCGGGATGTCCGCTTGCCAGCCGAAACGTTTCAACAGAAATCGCCCTGTGGGCCGCACTCTCGATTTGACTCGCCAAGGCAGCCAGGGCATTCGTGAACTGCGCCGAATGCAAAGAAGCCGGATCGTTACCGTCGGCCTGAGAGCCGATGTATGTGAGGCACGAGCGAGTTTCTGAGATTGCTTCGATGGCTGAGACGGCACGAATCTCCTCGACCACGACGTCAGCGCGCGCCAATGCATCCGCAATGAGCTGGCTCGAGACGCTTCTTGCGCGACGTGGTGTGGTGTACGCACGCAAGAACACCGAATAGTTGCAGCCGTTTTCGTTGAGGCATGTCGAAATGTCGTTCAAGGTCTGCTGGCGAATGTGCATCAAATGCCGACGAGCTCTGCAGATCGTCCGATTGTGATTAAGCGACTCTAGTCCCTGTCCACAGCGCTTTGATGTCGCTGCGATGAGACCAGTTCAAAAATTCCAAAGCCCGTTGCACCGCTGGAGCGACCTTCGTTCTTGTACGCCGGTTGGCTACTGAAAGCTAACTGCGCACTACCGCCAACTCGGCGGGATCAGAGCGAGTGCGTCCGGGTCGGAGAGCGAGTACTGCCGCACATAGGGCTCGCGGTCGAAAAGCTTGGCGTCGATCGTCGGGTCGATCCTGGGCTTGCGCAAGTCCTGCTTGCCAAGGAATGCCTTGACGCTGTCCATCGAGTCCCACAACGCCATGATGACCACTTCGACCGTCCCGTCCTCCTGATCGCGAAACAGCGCCACCGACCGTAGGTTACCCGGACTCCCGATCAATTCCTTCAGTGTCGTTGCTTCGAGGAACTCGCGGCACTCATCGCGCAGCGACGACAGGATCCAGAAGCCGTAGGTACGCAGGATCTTTTCGGTGTTGCGCTTGGTCATGTTGGCTTTGAGGGGATGCGGCGATCCTATCGACTCAAGCATGAATCCAAGTCTGCCGAGCGCGGCCATCCGGTCTCAGGCAATGATCCCTCGAGGCTTCTAATACGTCTTGTAAGGCAAGAACTTGCCCGACAACACCACGTTCACCCGGTCGCCCTTCGGGTCGCCCTGGCGCTGGATGTTCATGCTGAAGTCGATCGCGCTCATGATGCCGTCGCCGAACTCTTCGTGGATGAGTTCCTTGATGGTGGTGCCGTACACGTTGACCATTTCATACCAGCGGTAGATGAGCGGATCGGTAGGCACAGCGGTTGGCAGCGAGCCCTTGTACGGCACGACCTGCAACCACTTCTGCTCTTCCTCCGTGAGCCCGAAGATTTCGCCGACCGTCGCGGCTTGTTGTGCGTCGAGCGTCATTTGGCCGAGGCAGGCGGCAGTGGTCCATTCTTTCGACAGGCCGACCTTCTGGGCCACATCGGCCCACTGAATGCCCTTGGACACTTTGACGGTGATGATCTTCTCAGTGATGTCGTTGCGGTTCATACAGGTTACTTTTGGGATGGGTTGAGATACAGATGCAGACAGAGGTTCGCGCAAGCAACTGCCGTGCCGATCGACGCTTGCTAGCGAGCCCAGAGAAACTTGCGGTCTTCGGCCGTGATCGGCTGGTCGTTGATGCTGGCGAAGCGCCGGTGCATCAATCCGTTCTCCGCGAACTCCCAGTTTTCGTTGCCGTGACTGCGAAACCAGGCGCCGCTGTCGTCGTGCCACTCGTATTCGAAGCGGACCGCGATGCGGTTGTCGGCAAAGGCCCAAAGCTCTTTCTTCAGGCGGTAGTCGAGTTCGCGTGCCCACTTGCGCGTCAGAAACTCGACGACCTTCTCGCGCCCGGTGAGGAAGTCGGCGCGGTTGCGCCACTCGGTGTCGGGCGTGTAGGCGAGGCTCACGCGGACGGGGTCGCGCGTGTTCCATCCGTCTTCGGCGGCTTGCACTTTCTGGCGGGCCGATTCAAGAGTGAACGGCGGCAGCGGCGGGCGGGAGGTGGCTTCCATGAGGGGCTTTCAATCGGGGTGTTGCAAGGCGGGACAACGGCCGAACCATGATAATGAATGACTGCGAAAAAGAGACAAACGCCGAAGGAAACCCACACGTGCTCGACCTTTCCAAGATCACCACCATCGAAGATCTGCGAGTGATCGCCAAGCGGCGCGTGCCGCGCATGTTCTACGACTACGCCGACTCGGGCTCATGGACCGAAGGCACCTACCGCGCCAATGAAAGCGACTTCCAGAAGATCAAGCTGCGCCAGCGCGTGGCCGTCAACATGGAAGGCCGCTCGACCGCCACCACCATGATCGGCCAGCCGGTGTCGATGCCTGTCGCCATCGCCCCCACGGGCATGACCGGCATGCAGCACGCCGACGGCGAGATCCTCGGCGCCAAGGCGGCCAAGGCTTTCGGTATTCCGTTCACGCTGTCGACCATGAGCATCTGCTCGCTCGAAGACATCGCCGAGAGCACCGACCGGCACCCGTTCTGGTTCCAGCTCTACGTCATGAAAGACCGCGACTTCATCGAGCGGCTGATCGAACGCGCCAGGGCGGCCAACTGCTCCGCCCTGCAACTGACGCTCGACCTGCAGGTGCTGGGCCAGCGCCACAAGGACATCAAGAACGGCCTGACCGCGCCGCCCAAGCCGACCCTCGCCAACCTCATCAACCTGGCGACCAAGCCGGGCTGGTGTATGGGCATGCTGGGCACCAAGCGCCGCAGCTTCGGCAACATCGTCGGCCACGCGAAGAATGTCGGCGATCTGTCGTCGCTGTCGTCATGGACGGCCGAGCAGTTCGACCCGACGCTCAGCTGGGCCGATGTCGAGTGGATCAAGAAGCTGTGGGGCGGCAAGCTGATCCTGAAAGGGATCATGGATGTCGAAGACGCGCGGCTGGCGGCGTCGAGCGGCGCCGACGCGCTGATCGTCAGCAACCATGGCGGCCGTCAGCTCGACGGCGCACAGTCGTCCATCGAGGCGCTGCCGGCCATCGCGGAAGCGGTCGGCACCGAGATCGAGGTGTGGATGGACGGCGGCATTCGCAGCGGCCAGGACGTGCTCAAGGCGCGTGCGCTGGGCGCTCGCGGCACCATGATCGGGCGGAGTTTTTTGTACGCGCTCGGTGCTTACGGTGAAGCCGGCGTGACCCGCGCGCTCGAAATCCTGCACCGCGAGCTCGACATCACGATGGCGTTTTGCGGGCGAACCCAGATCGACCAGGTCGATTCGAGCATCCTGCTGCCCGGCACTTTCTGATGGAGAACACCATGAGCCTTCCTACGTTTCAGCAATTCGAAGTCGATGCCCTCGCCAAGGGCTTCGACGAGGTCGCGCCGCGGGTCTGGGACGCCGCCCAGACGGTCGACCTGCACACACATCCGTTCAGCGTCGAAGCGCTGGTGGTGCAAGGCGAGATGTGGCTGAAGGTCGGCGACGACACGCGCCATCTGTTGGCCGGCGACACCTTTGCGCTGGAATACGGAACGCCGCACTCGGAGCGCTACGGCATCGAAGGCGCGACCTACTGGGCCGCACGCCGTCACGCTGTCGCTTAAGTAGCCGACGCAGGCGCTGCAGGTGTATTCGCCTGCACCCATCGCACGATATCGGCCGCGCCCATCGCGCCGGCCTGCCGCGCCACCTCGCGTCCACCGACGAACAGTGCCAGCGTCGGGATACTGCGAATGTTGAAGCGCGATCCCAGAGCGGGCACCGCTTCCGTATCGACCTTGGCCAGCCGCACCCGCGGCTCCAGCTGCGCTGCGGCCTGCTCGTAAGCAGGCGCCATCTGACGGCACGGCCCGCACCACGGCGCCCAAAAATCAACGAGCACCGGCAGGTCGTTGCGCGCGACATGCCGGTCGAAGGCGGACTCGTTCAGCGCTGTCGAGTGCGCCGTGAACAGCGCCTTGTGGCAGCTCCCGCAATCGGGCGCGCTCGCAAGTTGCTCGCTGCGCACCCGGTTGGTGGTGTGGCAGTGCGGGCAAACGATGTGAAGCGACTCGCTCATGGAAATCAGCCCTCGCTTGAAGTCCCGCCTTCGGCCGGGCCGTGTGTCGAGCCAGCCGTCGTCGGCTTCATCGCGCGGGCAATCGCCTCACGCGCTTTCAATTCCGCAGCCACCGATGCATCCAGCCGCGAGCGCGACAGGCCGGCATGCTGGTAATTCATGTTCTCGTAAACCTCCGCAGCCGACGGATGGGCTTCGAGCACGGCGTTGAGCGCGTCGATATCGGCAATACGCGAAAGCTCCTGGCCGAGCCGCTCGGCGACGAGGCGATATTGCCCGGCATCGGGATGTCCACCGTGCTCCAGTCGCTCCAGCAGCTGGGCAACGAGCACGGCATTGGTGGTGAGGGTCTGGGTGGTTTTCATGATTCGAAACTGGGGTCGCGGCAAGCGAATACAAGGCCCGCCAGCGCCGACAAAAAGAAGTGTGCCGGGGCGATGGCCGACACGGTTTCGAGGTTGGCGACGCTCAACGGCCCCGCCGACCACCGCCACCGCCCTGCCAGCGTCCGCCGAACGTCCCACCTCTGCTGACGGCAAGAGGAATGCGCTTCGCGCCGACAGCGCCGCACGCATGATCGGCACAGAATAAGGCGAATGAGCACCGCCATTCCGCCGGCTTCCAAGGGGTCCACCGAGCCCGTCGCATACACCGAACCCCACTACACCGCCGCCGAAAAGCGCCACCGCATCTTCGCGATCATGGCGGCCTCGTCCGGCAACCTGGTCGAGTGGTTCGACTTCTATGTCTACGCTTTCAGCGCGCTCTATTTCGCGCCATCGTTCTTTCCCAAGGCGGACCCGACCGCACAGTTGCTGAACACTGCGGGCGTGTTCGCGGCGGGCTTCTTGATGCGGCCCATCGGCGGCTGGCTATTTGGCCGCGTCGCAGATCGCTACGGTCGCAAGAATTCGATGGTGATCTCGGTCACGATGATGTGCGCCGGCTCGCTCGCCATCGCATGCTTGCCGACATACGCGCAGATCGGCGCTTGGGCTCCCTTTCTTTTGCTCGTGGCGCGACTGTTCCAGGGACTGTCGGTCGGTGGCGAGTACGGCACCACAGCGACCTACATGAGCGAGATCGCGCTCAAGGGCCAGCGCGGCTTCTTCTCTTCGTTTCAGTACGTGACGCTCATCGGCGGGCAGTTACTGGCAGTGTTGGTGGTGGTCATCCTGGAGCAGTTGCTGAGCGAGGCCGAACTCAAGGCGTGGGGCTGGCGCATTCCCTTCGTGATCGGCGCCATCACCGCGGTCATCGCACTGCTGCTGCGTCGTACGCTGAAAGAAACGCAAAGCGCCGAGGCACGTGCCAATAAAGACGCGGGCTCGCTGGCCGGCCTTTTCCGCAACCACAAGGCTGCGTTTTTTACCGTGCTCGGCTACACGGCCGGCGGCTCGCTGATCTTCTACACATTCACCACCTACATGCAGAAGTACCTGGTGAACACAGTGCACCTGCCGATCAAGACGACCAGCTACATCATGACGTGCGCGCTGTTCGTCTACATGTGCATGCAGCCACTGTTCGGCATGCTGAGCGACCGCATCGGACGACGCAACAACATGCTGCTTTTCGGCGCGCTCGGTGCGCTCGCCACCGTGCCCATCCTCACCGGCCTGCAGCATGTGACAAGCCCGGTGATGGCCTTCGTGCTCATCATCCTGGCACTGGCGATCGTCAGCTTCTACACGTCCATCAGCGGCATCGTGAAGGCCGAGATGTTCCCGCCTGAAGTGCGTGCGCTGGGTGTCGGCTTGGCTTACGCCGTAGCCAATGCGATCTTCGGCGGTTCGGCCGAATACGTGGCGCTGGGCCTCAAGTCACTGGGTCACGAGTCGGCGTTTTACTGGTACGTGACGGCGATGATGGTCATCGCGTTCTTCGTGAGCCTGCGCCTGCCGCGCACCGCGAGCTACCTGCACCACGATCACTAGCGCCCATACCTCAGCCACGGGTGAGCCGCAGCCCGGCGTCGAGCAAGAGCACTTCGCCTGTCGTCTTGGCCGCGCCGGCGCCCAGCCACCATGCGGCGTCTGCGACATCCTCCGGCGACATCACCGCATCGAGTGCAGAGCGCGCCTTGTAGCCCTGCACCGTCTGCGCATAGCGTTCGGCGCCAAGCCCGTTCTGCAGCCACGGCGTTTCGACCAGCCCCGGCGCGATCGCGTTGACGCGGATATCGGGGCCGAGCGCACGCGCCAGCCCCACGGTCATCGCATTCAGTGCGCCCTTGCTCGCCATGTAGGCGATCGATGATCCCGTGCCCATCAGGCCCGCGATCGACGAGACGTTGACGATGCCGGTCACCGGGTTGCGCTTCAACAGCGGCACCAGTGCGCGGCTCATCTGGTATGGGCCGATCACGTTGACCGCGTAGATCCGCTGGAAGTCTTCTGCATCGAGTCCGTCGAGGTCTTTCAGCGCGACGAACTTGGTGGTGCCGGCGTTGTTGACCAGCACGTCGGCGCGGCCAAGGCGGGCATCGACCTCGCTGGCCAGCCGCCGGCAATCGGCGTCGGACGAGACATCGGCCTTGACGACCAGCGCATCGACGCCGAGTCCCCGGCATTCGTCTGCGACCGCCTCGGCTGGGGCCGGGTCGCGCGAGTAGTTGACGACCACGTCCCAGCCGTGCCCGGCGTAGAGCCGCACAGTGGCAGCCCCGATGCCCGACGACGAGCCAGTAACGACGCAGACTTTTCGATTGCCCATGAAATATGCCTTTCTGTGTGGCTCAATTTTCGATCGGCGAATTCAGCGACCCAGCGCCGGCACCCGCCAAGACAGCGGCGGCGGTCGGTAGTCCGGCTGCAGATGGCAGCCTGTGCCGAAGCCTGCTTCGTACTGAGAGCACAGCGCCGCCACCTTTTGCGGCGACGGCTTGTCGCCCTTGTCGATCCAGTCGAGCAAGGCCGTCATCAGCGCCGGGTATTCGGCATCGCTCAGATAGCTGTGCTCGGCCTCGTCGGCAAAAGTCTGTACCAGCCACTGCGAGGCACCGGCGCTTGCCACGATGTCGCGGTACGTGCTTTCAAGCTCGACGAAGGCGGTCGGGTCGTGAATGGCGTGGAGCGTCAGAACCGGCAAGCGGAGACGCCCGGTGGGCCGGCTGTCTTCAGCCAGTGCGCCGACGGCTTGCGGATCGGCCTCGTAGCGAAGCACGCCGGCGTTGAGCGCCGCATCGTCGTCGGAACCGCTGTAGACCACCTTCGCGTTGCCGAAAGGATTGCGTCCGCCGAGACGCTTTTGCGTCAGGTCCTGGAAGAGCGAAGTACCCCATTGCAGGTGCGACAGCAGCGTGCGCTCCGGCACTTTCACCACCGACAGAATCGTCTTCAGATGCGCGGCTTGCTCGGGGCTGCGTTGCGCGGCTGGCAAGCCGACGCCGGTGCATTCCTTGACCCGCGCAGCCAGGTCGGCGCGATGCATTTTCGAGTCGAGCGGCAGTCCCATCCAGAGCGGGTATTGCGTCTCGTCGGGCCGTGGATGGTTGCGGCATACGTACTGGTAAACCACGCGCAGATCGAGCCGGAACTCATAGGCGTTGCCGCCACCGCCCAGCACGCCGCTGGTGAGCAGCACACCGTCGTAGGCCGGCTGCAGTTCAGATGGCGCGCCGGGTGTTGCGCCAGCTACCGGTCCATAAAGTTCGGCACCTTTTGCCGCAACGCCGCCGCCGTAGCTCTGTCCATGCAGGATGGTGCGTCGCGGCTGGCCGAAACGCGCGATGAAAATCTTGCGCAGCCGCTCCGTGTCTTCTGCCGCCATCGTCACGCCGTAGCCCCCGCGCCGGTAGGTCGAGCCGGCCCATGCATAGCCGGCCTTGACCATGACCGACCAGCGTTTCAGGTCTTCGGCACCGCGCTCCAGCGTGGGGGCGCCGGTCTCCGGGCCGCCGTGCGAATGCATGACCAGCACGCGATTCCATTGCGCGGGGATGGCGATCCAGTAGAGCGCGCCTTCGGTGTCGCGCCCGGTGTAGCACTGCGCATCGGTTGGCACGCTGGCGGGGCAGCCGGCGGATCGGGGCGGCACCGGCTCGGCGGCGTGCGCGATGCCGACCGCGGCAAAGAGCGCAGTGGTCGCGATCAGGGCGGGAACGCAACGCGCAACGATCGTGCGCATCAGCGGTCGAAAGGAAAAATTCAAAGTCTCACTCCAGAGGATCGCGGTCGCTACCGCGAGCCACTGTAACGTCGACCGCGCCCGGCCGGTTCGATGCAGCGTCAGCGCCACATCAGCGCCGCATCAGCGCCGTCTCAGCGCCGCGTTAGCACCACTTCGAGGTATTCGCTCGGCACCACGAGCGAGCGCGGCCCGGCGACGTTGAGCCGCATCAGCAACTCCGTCAGGTCTGTCTCCAGCGCCGCCGCACTCTCCGCGGGCAGCGCGCCGAAAGCCTTGTGCACCGGCCCATACCAGGTACGAAACACCTCGATGAAATGCGCAGCCGAACGGTAGCGAAAGTTGAACATCCGCTTCGTCGCCACGATGCCCGCGGCACGTTCGCCGAACAGCGAGTTCAGATGCGACTCGACACCCCACAGCGATGGCGGCTGCAGCCCGGATGGCGGCGGCACGTGGCGGCCCAGCACCTTGAAGAGTTGGCCGATGAAACCTTCGGGCGTCCAGTTGGCCAGCCCGATGCGACCACCGGGCCGACACACACGCGCCATTTCCGAAGCACTCTGCGCATGGTTGGGCGCGAACATCACGCCGAAGGTCGAGACCACCGCGTCGAAGCTCGCGTCTTCGAAAGGCAGCGCCTCGGCGTCGGCGGTCTGAAACGCAACGTCGAGCCGCTCGGCCTGCGCACGCTCGGCACCACGGTCGAGCAACGAGGCGACGTAGTCGGTAGACGTCACCTTGCAGCCGCGGCGCGCCGCGGCCAGCGTGGCGTTGCCGTTGCCGGCGGCCACATCGAGCACCCGCTCGTCAGTGCACAGGTCGCAGGCTTCGGCCAATTGCTCTCCAACAATCTGCAGGGTGGTGCCGATGACGGCGTAATCGCCGCTGGCCCACGCAGTTTTTTGGCGGCTCTTCAGGGCATCGAAGTCGATGGGGGTGTTCATATCGGTTCTCCTTTAAGGAGGCCCACTGTCGCGCCGCGAGCACCGTCGAGTCCTGCCCCGGCGTCGCTCGCGACTGTCCGATCGTCCGCGCAACGGCATAGGCCGAGGGGCCGATGGTCAGAGCCGGCTGCCATCGACAAAATCAAAAGTCCCGCTCGAAGCGGAAGGAACGACCATGGGCGCAGACACCGTCTCCGACAACATTGCCGACTCGATCGCAGCCGCGCTTGAACGCGTCGAAACCGTGTTGCGGCGCCGACCCGACAAAGGCCTTGCCGACGACGCTCCCGCGACCGCCGAGTGGCAAGGCCGCACCCGCGTCGTCGCGCGCCATGCCAACGGCAAGGAGATGGCGACCGACATGCCGAAAGAGCTGGGCGGTACCGGCGACGAGGTCAGCCCGGGATGGCTGTTCCGTGCGGCCATAGCATCGTGCGCGGTCACATCCGTCGCCCTGCTCGCGGCGCGCGAAGGCGTCGCACTCGACCAGCTCGAAGCCCGGGTCGACAGCACGTCCGATGCGCGCGGCATGTTCGGCATGGTCGAGCTCGACGGCACGCCCGTGAGCGCGGCGCCGTGCGACATGCGATTGCACATCCGCATCGCCGCGCGCGGTGTGTCGACCGCGCGTTTGCGCGCGCTGGTCGAGACCGGCTGCGGGCAATCGCCGATCCCTTGCGCCGTGCAGATCGCATCGCCGATGTCGCTGCACGTCCAGGTGGACGATGCGTGATGGCCGACGAATGATGGATGCGCTATCGGAAACCCTGCGCGTGGTGCGGCTGGTAGGCGCCATCTTCATCAACGCGCGCTTTACCGCGCCGTGGTGCTATCAATCACCGCGTGCCGACACGGTGGCGCCGCTGCTCGAACCAGGCGCCGAGCGAGTGGTCATCTTTCATCTCATCACCGAGGGCGAGTGCTTCGTCGAAATGAACGGCCAGCCGCCGGTGCGCCTGGTCGCCGGCGACGCGGTGCTGTTCCCGCATGGCGACGCCCACCTCAT from Variovorax sp. PAMC28562 includes these protein-coding regions:
- a CDS encoding class I SAM-dependent methyltransferase; this translates as MNTPIDFDALKSRQKTAWASGDYAVIGTTLQIVGEQLAEACDLCTDERVLDVAAGNGNATLAAARRGCKVTSTDYVASLLDRGAERAQAERLDVAFQTADAEALPFEDASFDAVVSTFGVMFAPNHAQSASEMARVCRPGGRIGLANWTPEGFIGQLFKVLGRHVPPPSGLQPPSLWGVESHLNSLFGERAAGIVATKRMFNFRYRSAAHFIEVFRTWYGPVHKAFGALPAESAAALETDLTELLMRLNVAGPRSLVVPSEYLEVVLTRR
- a CDS encoding OsmC family protein, which translates into the protein MGADTVSDNIADSIAAALERVETVLRRRPDKGLADDAPATAEWQGRTRVVARHANGKEMATDMPKELGGTGDEVSPGWLFRAAIASCAVTSVALLAAREGVALDQLEARVDSTSDARGMFGMVELDGTPVSAAPCDMRLHIRIAARGVSTARLRALVETGCGQSPIPCAVQIASPMSLHVQVDDA